A section of the Acidobacterium capsulatum ATCC 51196 genome encodes:
- a CDS encoding (2Fe-2S)-binding protein, with translation MSEFISLRINDRLVQVASGTSLAAVLMQQETGCRTSVTGESRGPVCGMGICYECRVTINGVPDQLSCRTLCSEGMEVRTDG, from the coding sequence ATGTCTGAATTTATCTCTCTGCGCATCAACGATCGTCTCGTTCAGGTTGCAAGCGGCACATCCCTTGCCGCCGTTCTGATGCAGCAGGAAACTGGCTGCCGAACATCCGTGACGGGAGAATCGCGAGGGCCGGTCTGCGGCATGGGCATCTGCTACGAATGCCGCGTTACCATCAACGGCGTTCCAGATCAGCTTTCCTGCCGAACTCTCTGCTCAGAAGGCATGGAGGTTCGGACGGATGGCTAA
- a CDS encoding NAD(P)/FAD-dependent oxidoreductase — protein MTSSCDVLILGGGIVGAACAMECALAGMKVIVVEADVVGGGATAAGMGHIVVMDDSPEQLALTQYSQQLWNQIAAELPDDVEYEKTGTIWVAANEEEMLEVNRKHALYSQCGLPLRILDAGELAHEEPNLRPGLAGGLLVEDDAVVYPPCAALYFLQRAMQAGARLISQTALQASQGEVVLKSGETLTAPRIVNALGASAAAITPDLPIRPRKGHLAITGRAPGFVRHQLVELGYIRSAGSGTADSVAFNVQPRKTGQLLIGSSRQYDANHPGIDHAILQQMLRQTLLYMPSVQPLTVLRTWTGFRAATADKLPLIGPHPQDTSLYLATGHEGLGITTSLATAKILRHIFTGSSIDIPIEPYLPSRLISTRSEVQYV, from the coding sequence ATGACTTCCTCCTGCGATGTCCTGATTCTCGGCGGAGGCATTGTTGGCGCAGCCTGCGCGATGGAGTGCGCTCTGGCCGGCATGAAGGTCATCGTCGTGGAAGCGGACGTGGTGGGCGGAGGAGCCACCGCAGCGGGAATGGGCCATATCGTCGTCATGGACGACTCCCCCGAGCAGCTTGCCCTCACGCAATACTCCCAGCAACTTTGGAATCAGATCGCTGCCGAATTGCCGGACGATGTGGAGTATGAGAAGACCGGCACCATCTGGGTGGCCGCGAACGAAGAAGAAATGCTGGAGGTAAATCGCAAGCACGCTCTCTATTCACAGTGCGGGCTTCCACTTCGCATTCTTGATGCGGGCGAGCTTGCACACGAAGAGCCCAACCTGCGCCCAGGTCTGGCCGGAGGGTTGCTGGTGGAAGACGACGCGGTGGTCTACCCGCCCTGTGCGGCGCTCTATTTTTTACAACGAGCGATGCAGGCCGGTGCCCGACTCATCTCCCAAACCGCTCTACAGGCTTCACAGGGTGAGGTGGTGCTAAAGAGCGGAGAGACCCTCACCGCACCGCGTATCGTGAACGCCCTCGGAGCTTCAGCGGCAGCAATTACGCCTGATTTACCGATACGCCCTCGTAAAGGACATTTGGCAATCACCGGCCGCGCCCCGGGATTTGTCAGGCACCAGTTAGTGGAGCTTGGCTACATTCGCAGTGCCGGCTCAGGCACGGCAGACTCGGTGGCCTTCAATGTGCAGCCCCGAAAAACCGGCCAGCTTCTGATTGGCTCCTCGCGTCAATATGATGCCAATCATCCGGGCATCGACCATGCCATATTGCAGCAGATGCTGCGGCAGACGCTCTTGTATATGCCGAGTGTCCAGCCTCTCACCGTACTGCGCACCTGGACGGGATTCCGGGCCGCCACCGCAGATAAGCTGCCTCTGATTGGCCCTCATCCGCAGGATACTTCTTTATATCTCGCAACCGGACATGAAGGCCTCGGCATTACGACTTCGCTGGCTACCGCAAAAATCCTGCGACACATCTTCACAGGATCGAGCATTGACATCCCAATCGAGCCTTATCTTCCATCTCGCCTGATCTCCACGCGGAGCGAGGTGCAATATGTCTGA
- a CDS encoding proline racemase family protein: MNFARRISIIDSHTAGEPTRLVLDGMPDLGSGPLADRLKRLRTQFDNFRTTVVNEPRGHDVIVGALLCEPHDPACDIGVIFFNNVGYLGMCGHGTMGVIKTLAYLGRIQPGEHRVDTPVGAVKATLYENGLITVDNVRSYRSAKQVTVDVPGYGPVTGDVAWGGNWFFLVEDHAFSLDLKYVDELTAYTWAIRKALTQQGITGDGGQEIDHIELFGPAVHRGAHSRNFVLCPGKAYDRSPCGTGTSAKMACLHADGRLQPGEVWRQESILGSIFDGRLDVREDGVYPSVTGSAYITAQSTLILDPEDPFMLGIQA, translated from the coding sequence ATGAATTTTGCTCGCCGGATATCTATCATTGACTCTCACACTGCAGGCGAGCCCACGCGACTCGTTCTGGATGGAATGCCCGACCTTGGAAGCGGCCCTCTCGCCGATAGGCTCAAACGGCTGAGGACGCAGTTTGATAATTTCCGCACCACAGTGGTCAATGAGCCACGCGGACACGATGTCATTGTTGGAGCCCTGCTTTGTGAACCACACGATCCCGCCTGCGATATCGGCGTCATCTTCTTTAACAACGTAGGCTATCTAGGCATGTGCGGCCATGGAACCATGGGAGTGATCAAAACACTCGCCTACCTCGGCAGGATCCAGCCCGGCGAGCATCGGGTGGATACACCGGTCGGCGCAGTCAAAGCGACCCTGTACGAGAACGGATTGATCACCGTCGACAATGTCAGGAGTTATCGCTCGGCCAAGCAGGTCACGGTCGACGTTCCCGGCTACGGACCCGTCACGGGAGATGTCGCCTGGGGCGGAAACTGGTTTTTCCTGGTGGAGGATCACGCCTTTTCGTTGGACCTTAAATACGTAGACGAATTGACCGCATACACTTGGGCCATTCGCAAGGCGCTCACTCAGCAAGGCATCACGGGAGACGGAGGGCAGGAGATTGACCATATCGAACTCTTCGGTCCTGCAGTCCATCGCGGAGCGCACAGCCGTAACTTTGTCTTGTGTCCCGGCAAGGCTTACGACCGCTCCCCTTGTGGAACGGGAACGTCCGCCAAGATGGCCTGCCTGCATGCCGACGGTAGATTGCAGCCGGGAGAGGTGTGGCGGCAGGAAAGCATTCTGGGCAGCATCTTTGATGGCCGGCTCGATGTTCGTGAGGACGGCGTTTATCCCAGCGTCACAGGCTCGGCATACATCACCGCTCAATCCACTCTGATTCTCGATCCCGAAGACCCCTTCATGCTGGGCATACAGGCATGA
- a CDS encoding TonB-dependent receptor — MIRSLRRTLLLLVMASLAVGTAFAQENASITGTVTDPTGAVIPNATVILTNTATEHQQKSQANTDGIYIFGNLGVGSYSLSISAKGFTRTTIGGITVNAGQTVQENVSLKIGSTAQTITVQAGALELQTQTNELSTLMTGKQVSQLATNGRNVTALAALGLGVSNNLPAFSGVNALTSSNGISFNGTRTSHNIYLLDGGELNDRGCGGCFSSLPSIDALSEFRTLDSNYPPYYGLGSGGVVMMVIKSGQRRYHGELYEFNRNEAYDANNYFTNLAHQKRPEFRLNEPGGNIGGPLFIPHVYNTNKTRTFFFVNEEWRRLIQGSSPSIVNTIPSNDFPTLGQPLAYNIPAGGAVPIVPNTSDPAKLALYASDGLTPGQPFPNNVIPANLIDQNAVLELNAGTFPHPNYGNSQYISSIPLTDNVREDVVRIDHTINSKLQLMGHFLHDAVSETFYPPLWGDSTYPTVGTQMKNPSYSAVISLTQTISPNLLNVTAYDYSGNKITLDPVAGKGGSFTQPQGWSAQSFFPVSDNFGARLPEIDLQGSPLNANWSSSYFPWKNGYEGFEWRDDLTWNRGRHQLRFGFSWLHDYKNQQLQANTQGTAVFNSSNFSKDSYINFLLGDASSFTQLQYLYGKHWVSNNYSFYANDDWHVTRDLTLNLGLRYDAMPHTFERYNQFANFVPADYNYAAGYPLDPATGTLLSSSLTQYNGEPFYLNGIREAGVNGFPRGVVNNDFKTVEPRVGFAYDLHGDGRTVLRGGFGLFYERVQGNDVYNAALNPPFAYQPSATNVYFSNPKTSALTGQTTTQSFPSVLTGIKYHYPHPGTAEYSLGVQHSITNSMIAVIQYVGTDGWDQNDDRGINTLPLVDAANTASPYDQREGVANGSLNANLYRIFPGYSSISQEENETHFNYNALQMGLRADNWHNLTVVLAYTYSHEIDEVSADLNSVSNPFNLKYDKGSGSLDRRHILNLTYIYAFPFFLHSSNVAEREVLGGWEFSGITSAETGTPQPITYTGSDTLGLGGGTTNRPNLVTGYVHYMKHGLQWFDPASFSNPVAPWNGGTNQGFGDAGKDAVVLPGLLNFQWSLFKTFHFTQGGLPNLELRFEAFNVFNHTNFTGIDANSADSNFGQVTSAYDARELQFGAKFHF; from the coding sequence ATGATACGTAGTCTCCGCAGAACCCTGTTGCTCTTGGTGATGGCGTCACTTGCTGTGGGCACCGCTTTCGCTCAGGAAAATGCCAGCATCACGGGTACCGTAACCGATCCAACCGGGGCCGTGATCCCAAACGCCACTGTCATCCTTACGAATACCGCTACAGAACACCAGCAGAAGTCGCAGGCGAATACCGATGGCATTTATATCTTTGGCAATCTTGGGGTGGGTAGTTACAGCCTGAGTATTTCCGCCAAAGGATTTACTCGCACGACGATTGGCGGTATCACTGTCAATGCAGGGCAGACTGTACAGGAAAACGTCTCCCTCAAAATCGGTAGCACTGCGCAGACTATTACGGTTCAAGCCGGCGCGCTGGAGTTGCAAACACAGACGAATGAGTTGAGCACGCTGATGACCGGCAAACAGGTTTCACAGCTGGCCACCAACGGACGAAATGTAACGGCCCTGGCGGCGCTCGGGCTTGGCGTCTCCAACAATCTGCCTGCCTTCAGCGGCGTGAATGCTCTCACCTCATCCAATGGCATCAGCTTCAATGGAACCCGCACTTCTCACAACATCTACCTGCTGGATGGCGGGGAATTGAATGATCGCGGCTGCGGAGGCTGCTTCAGCTCGCTGCCTTCGATTGATGCTCTCTCTGAGTTTCGCACTCTGGATAGCAATTATCCGCCCTATTACGGACTCGGCTCAGGCGGCGTGGTGATGATGGTCATCAAATCAGGCCAGCGCAGATATCATGGCGAGCTTTATGAGTTCAATCGCAACGAAGCCTATGATGCGAACAATTACTTCACCAATCTCGCCCATCAGAAGCGGCCTGAGTTTCGCCTGAATGAGCCGGGAGGCAATATTGGAGGCCCGCTTTTCATTCCGCACGTGTACAACACCAACAAGACACGAACGTTCTTCTTTGTGAATGAAGAGTGGAGACGCCTGATTCAAGGCAGCTCGCCTTCCATCGTGAATACGATTCCGAGCAATGACTTTCCCACACTGGGCCAGCCGCTGGCTTACAACATTCCGGCAGGAGGAGCGGTGCCAATCGTTCCAAATACGAGCGACCCCGCGAAGCTCGCTCTTTACGCCTCCGATGGGCTGACGCCCGGGCAGCCATTCCCGAACAATGTGATTCCGGCAAACCTGATTGATCAGAATGCGGTGCTTGAGTTGAACGCGGGAACCTTCCCTCATCCCAATTACGGCAACAGCCAATACATTTCTTCCATCCCTCTCACCGACAATGTGCGTGAGGATGTGGTGCGCATCGACCACACGATCAACTCCAAGCTGCAATTGATGGGGCACTTTCTGCATGACGCTGTCAGCGAGACGTTTTACCCGCCACTGTGGGGTGACAGCACGTATCCGACAGTCGGCACGCAGATGAAAAATCCTTCCTACAGTGCCGTCATCAGCCTGACGCAGACCATTTCTCCGAATCTTTTGAATGTGACCGCGTATGACTACAGCGGCAACAAAATTACGCTGGATCCGGTCGCGGGCAAAGGCGGCTCATTTACTCAACCGCAGGGTTGGAGCGCGCAGTCCTTCTTTCCAGTATCGGACAACTTTGGTGCACGCCTGCCCGAGATTGATCTGCAAGGATCTCCGTTGAATGCCAATTGGAGTTCCTCATATTTCCCCTGGAAAAATGGCTATGAGGGCTTTGAGTGGCGGGATGACCTGACCTGGAACCGCGGCCGGCATCAGTTACGATTTGGCTTCAGTTGGCTGCACGACTACAAAAATCAGCAATTGCAGGCCAATACGCAAGGCACGGCGGTCTTCAATTCAAGCAACTTCTCAAAAGACTCCTACATCAACTTTCTGCTCGGGGATGCAAGCAGCTTCACTCAATTGCAATACCTGTATGGCAAGCATTGGGTGAGCAACAACTACAGCTTTTATGCCAACGATGATTGGCATGTCACGCGCGATCTTACGTTGAACCTTGGCCTGCGGTACGACGCCATGCCGCACACCTTTGAGCGCTACAACCAGTTCGCCAACTTTGTTCCGGCGGATTATAACTACGCAGCAGGCTATCCTCTCGACCCGGCGACCGGCACATTGCTCTCCTCGTCTCTGACTCAGTACAACGGCGAGCCGTTCTACCTGAATGGCATAAGGGAGGCAGGGGTCAATGGATTTCCCCGCGGCGTTGTGAACAACGACTTCAAGACCGTAGAGCCAAGGGTCGGCTTTGCATACGACTTGCATGGCGATGGTCGAACAGTACTCCGTGGTGGATTTGGTCTGTTCTATGAGCGCGTGCAGGGCAACGACGTCTATAACGCAGCGTTGAATCCGCCCTTTGCGTATCAGCCATCGGCGACCAATGTCTATTTCTCAAACCCTAAGACAAGCGCCCTTACGGGGCAGACTACGACGCAGAGTTTCCCCTCGGTGCTCACCGGCATCAAGTATCACTATCCGCACCCCGGTACCGCGGAGTATAGCCTCGGGGTGCAGCACAGCATCACCAACTCGATGATTGCGGTGATTCAGTATGTCGGCACCGATGGATGGGACCAGAACGATGATCGCGGGATCAATACGCTTCCTTTGGTCGATGCCGCTAATACTGCCAGCCCGTATGATCAGCGCGAGGGAGTCGCGAACGGAAGCCTCAATGCGAACTTGTATCGCATATTCCCGGGCTACAGCAGCATCTCTCAGGAGGAAAACGAAACACACTTTAACTACAACGCGCTCCAAATGGGTTTACGCGCAGATAACTGGCATAATCTCACGGTAGTGCTGGCATACACCTATTCGCATGAGATCGATGAGGTAAGCGCAGATCTGAATTCTGTCTCCAATCCCTTCAACCTCAAGTATGACAAAGGCTCGGGTTCGTTGGATCGCCGTCATATCCTCAATCTCACTTACATCTATGCGTTTCCCTTCTTCCTGCATAGTTCCAATGTGGCTGAGCGGGAGGTTCTGGGCGGCTGGGAGTTTTCAGGCATCACCAGTGCGGAGACGGGAACGCCTCAGCCGATCACTTATACCGGCTCAGATACATTGGGGCTCGGTGGAGGAACGACGAACCGGCCTAACCTGGTCACCGGATACGTGCACTATATGAAGCACGGGTTGCAGTGGTTTGACCCGGCGTCATTCTCAAATCCGGTTGCACCGTGGAATGGAGGAACGAATCAGGGATTTGGCGACGCCGGCAAGGATGCTGTGGTGCTGCCGGGCTTGCTTAACTTCCAATGGTCGCTCTTCAAGACTTTCCACTTCACTCAAGGCGGGCTGCCCAATCTGGAACTGCGCTTTGAAGCCTTCAACGTGTTCAACCACACCAACTTCACGGGCATTGACGCGAACTCCGCCGACTCAAACTTCGGCCAGGTGACCTCAGCCTACGATGCACGTGAGCTGCAATTCGGCGCGAAGTTCCACTTCTAG
- a CDS encoding S9 family peptidase: MKKLTVYLLAGLFLNSIAPATVHGQSLRQNFKTAATLGEIYRKDTLNYPGTPVWIENSDSFWYRKSVEGGHVFVLVNAVKQTRGPAFDQAGLAAAYSKASGHAVTALKLPFSSFQFVNARKEITFTTGQTEWTCDLQQYKCNRTGKDEPWWQQDHSPEPDNDPQKMAVSPNGKWEVFIRNFNVYVRQKGNDHAVALSTDGSQGNFYYLPTARWSPDSQNLVVYRIRPGFRREIHYVQAAPPDQLQPRYSSMEYEKAGDVLDLQQPVLFHVASAQEVPIASELFPNPFDLSNTKWWKDSRGFTFEYNQRGHQVYRVIEVDAKTGQPRVLINETSKTFIEYPRVTGSQYDTGWTYRHDWQDGKEIIWMSERDGWPHLYLYNGTTGVVENRITHGSWVVRNVNYVDDAKRQIYFEASGMNRDEDPYFIHGYRINFDGSGLTPLTPEAGNHTLVFSSDGKYYVDTWSTVSAPPTMVLKRTSDNAVIMHLEKTDIHKLLAAGWQPPTVFHTAGRDGKTQIWGLIYKPLHFDASKKYPVVEDIYAGPQGSFVPKSFGPRFEPLTALGFVVVQIDGMGTNNRSKAFQDVIWKNLKDSGFEDRILWHKAVAAKYRWYDISHGVGIFGTSAGGQSTLNALLFHPEFYKAGVANSGCYDNRMDKIWWNELWMGWPVGPQYAASSGVVNAYRLQGKLMLVMGGMDHNVDPSSTFQVVNALIHAGKDFQLLVVPNGDHGAGGAYGERRLEDFFVENMLHEQPPDWNNSQGQ, from the coding sequence ATGAAGAAGCTAACTGTATATCTGCTTGCGGGCTTGTTCCTCAACAGCATTGCGCCGGCAACTGTGCATGGCCAGAGCCTACGCCAGAATTTCAAGACGGCCGCGACGCTGGGCGAGATCTATCGCAAAGACACATTGAATTATCCGGGTACGCCGGTATGGATCGAAAACAGCGACAGCTTCTGGTACCGCAAAAGCGTTGAGGGTGGCCACGTTTTTGTGCTGGTGAACGCGGTGAAGCAGACGCGCGGACCTGCCTTTGACCAGGCCGGGCTGGCGGCAGCTTACAGCAAGGCTAGCGGTCATGCTGTGACGGCTCTCAAGCTTCCTTTTTCTTCATTCCAGTTTGTGAATGCGAGGAAAGAGATCACCTTCACTACCGGCCAAACCGAGTGGACGTGCGACTTGCAGCAGTACAAGTGCAATCGAACCGGCAAAGATGAGCCTTGGTGGCAACAGGATCATTCTCCCGAGCCAGACAATGATCCACAAAAAATGGCCGTGTCTCCCAATGGAAAGTGGGAGGTATTCATTCGAAACTTCAATGTCTACGTGCGTCAGAAAGGCAACGACCATGCGGTTGCGCTGAGCACCGATGGTTCACAAGGGAACTTCTACTATCTGCCGACGGCGCGCTGGTCCCCTGATTCGCAGAATCTTGTTGTTTACCGGATTCGCCCCGGCTTTCGCCGCGAGATTCACTACGTGCAGGCGGCCCCGCCCGATCAGCTGCAGCCGCGCTACTCATCGATGGAATATGAAAAGGCCGGAGATGTGCTCGACCTGCAGCAGCCTGTGCTCTTTCATGTCGCTTCCGCACAAGAGGTTCCAATTGCCTCAGAACTTTTCCCCAATCCTTTCGATCTTTCTAATACGAAATGGTGGAAGGATAGCCGAGGATTCACCTTTGAGTACAACCAGCGCGGGCATCAGGTCTATCGCGTGATCGAAGTGGACGCGAAGACGGGGCAGCCACGTGTCCTCATCAATGAGACGAGTAAGACCTTCATTGAATATCCGCGGGTGACCGGCAGCCAGTATGACACCGGGTGGACGTACCGGCATGACTGGCAAGACGGCAAAGAGATTATCTGGATGTCGGAGCGGGATGGCTGGCCCCACCTCTATCTGTACAACGGAACCACCGGCGTAGTGGAGAACCGAATCACGCATGGGAGCTGGGTCGTTCGGAATGTGAATTATGTGGATGATGCGAAGCGTCAGATCTACTTTGAAGCCAGCGGCATGAACAGGGATGAAGACCCGTATTTCATTCACGGCTATCGCATCAACTTCGACGGCTCAGGACTCACCCCGCTCACTCCTGAAGCGGGGAATCACACTCTCGTTTTCTCGAGTGATGGCAAATACTATGTGGATACATGGTCTACGGTCAGTGCGCCTCCGACGATGGTGCTCAAGCGAACGTCAGACAACGCTGTGATCATGCACCTTGAGAAAACTGATATTCACAAGTTGCTGGCGGCCGGCTGGCAGCCCCCGACTGTCTTTCATACTGCTGGACGGGATGGAAAGACCCAGATATGGGGCTTAATCTACAAGCCGCTGCACTTTGATGCCAGCAAGAAATATCCGGTCGTCGAGGATATTTATGCAGGGCCGCAGGGCTCCTTTGTTCCGAAATCGTTTGGCCCGAGGTTTGAGCCGCTCACTGCGCTCGGTTTTGTCGTGGTTCAGATTGATGGCATGGGGACCAACAACCGGTCCAAAGCCTTTCAGGATGTGATCTGGAAGAACCTGAAGGATAGCGGCTTTGAGGATCGGATTCTTTGGCACAAGGCAGTCGCAGCCAAATATCGCTGGTATGACATTTCGCATGGGGTAGGCATCTTTGGTACCTCGGCGGGCGGCCAAAGTACGCTGAACGCACTTCTGTTTCATCCAGAGTTCTACAAGGCGGGCGTGGCCAACAGCGGATGCTATGACAATCGCATGGACAAGATATGGTGGAACGAATTGTGGATGGGTTGGCCGGTGGGGCCGCAATATGCGGCTTCTTCCGGGGTTGTGAATGCGTACCGCCTGCAAGGCAAGCTGATGTTGGTGATGGGCGGCATGGACCATAATGTCGATCCCTCCTCTACGTTCCAGGTGGTGAATGCGCTGATTCATGCCGGGAAGGACTTTCAGCTGCTCGTTGTCCCCAACGGGGATCATGGGGCAGGCGGAGCTTACGGTGAGCGCCGCCTGGAAGACTTCTTTGTAGAAAACATGCTGCATGAGCAGCCACCTGATTGGAACAACAGCCAAGGGCAATAG